The DNA sequence GCTCAATACAATTGTTCCAATTGTAGTATTGTCAATTATTCAAATTATCTTTGCCTTTATTTCACTAAAAAGCGAAAGACTTAGAAAGCTGGTTGACGGTAAACCATCCGTCTTAATTAATCAGGGAAAAATTGATGAAGGTGAAATGCGGAAGCAAAGATATAATTTCGATGACCTCATGATCCAATTACGTCAAAATAAAGTCAGTAAACTGTCAGATGTTGAATTTGCGATACTAGAACCATCTGGAAAGCTCTCTGTCATTGAAAAAAATGATGATGAGAATACAGTACTGCCTCTTCCATTAATCTTAGATGGTAAAGTAAAGGAAGACCATTTAAAGGAAATTGGACAAACCTCTTTATGGCTAAGGCAAGAATTGAGGAAACTTGGGTATCGTGATGTTAAGAAAATATCTTATTGTGCTTATCAAGGCGATAATACATTCTTTGTCGATTTGAAAGATGAATTTTGACATAGATATAAAAAAAATCATATTTATGGGACGGATGTGCAATCAAAACCCTACCTGTCTAAATAGGATGGATAGAAAGGAGGGTTTTAACATGCATGCTCAACAGTATTACGACATTTGTTGTCAACACAGAGGAAAGACAGTAATCATTAAAGAAAAGTGTGGCAAGCAACATTATGGAAAAATTGTAAATGTAGATAAACAATATGTTTGGATAGAACCAGTTCAGAGAGGAACAGGGTTTGGCGGATATAGTTATGGCTACCCTGGCTATGGAGGTTATCCTGGAGGGTACTATCAATCTGGCTATACAGTAGCAGGATATGGTGGCTACCCTGGCTACAGACCAATTTTTCCGGTTGCCTTAGCTGCAATAGGTGGCTTCGCTTTAGGTGCCGCATTTTTCTGGTAAATGACTAGAATAATCCCGAAGACCCAAAAGGAAAAACTTTTGGGTCTTCTTTTTTTAAAATTCTTTATTGTATAGACGAAATACTTAATTTTTTTAAGTGTAATATAGGTAATTTATACTTGAAAAATAAAACATTTTGTGAAATATAGGACTTTTTACTTAAGAAAATAAAGTTGTTAACCGGTAAACTATATATAATTAATAGTTGCATTATTAAATTATAATTTATTACATGTTACAAATGGAGAGGTGAGGAAATGCTCAAAAGTAAGAGTACTAAACAGGAAAAAGACAAGCAGTTAAAACTCTTTCAAAAAAAACTGAATCAAAGACCGAAATTGAATATTCATCTAGATACCTCCAAGAAAAAAGAAACTCAAAAAAATAAAAAAGGAAACTTCTTAAAGTTAACAATTAAAAAACGGCTTATATTTACGTTCTTATTTATCGCTTTACTGTTTTCCATAGGTAGTGGGTTGACGGTACTTAATGTAACAACGATTAATGAGAAACACGCAGAACTTCAAAATGCGCTTGAATTGCAAGCAATAATGAAAGACATAGAAGCGAATGTGAGGGCGCAAATGACGAATACATTTTCTGTGGTTATCCAATCGACTAGCGCCGAAGTGGAAGAGATTGATTCCAATTTAACGAATATTAACAACCGAAGAGATGATGCGATTGCCTTAGAAGGAACAACGGAAGAGTATATTGAAGCTTTTACTGCTGCGAATGAAGAAGTGAATCAATTAGTTGGACGAAGTATTCAAATGGCTCAAAACGATGTCACATTGGATAAATTAGAAAGAATTCAAGAATTAAACGGATTAACTTTTCGCTCTTTTGATGAAATTGTCTATCTCTTTGGTGCTAATGAAACAAGACGTGCAATGGAATATGTTAATCTTCAATTGATAACCTATGGGAATTCAATGTCAAACCTTTCTGAAGAAGTTGTTACTCATGAAGAAAGTTTACTACTAGTCATTAAAGAAGATGTGAATCGGAATATCATTAGTGCAGTATCAACAATTATTTTAATTAGTGTAATCGCTATCATCATTTCAATCGTTGTTGGGATTCTGGTTGCCTCTAGAATGTCGAAGCCGATCAATGAATTAGCAGCAGTTGCTGAACGAGTGGCACAACGCGACTTAACAGTAGAGATTAAAGAAACAAAAGCTGAGGATGAAATTGGTGATTTAACAAGAGCGTTTAAAAATATGGCTGAAAATTTAAGGACTGTCATTTACTCGATTTCAGACAATGCTTCACAAGTTGCTGCTTCAGCACAACAACTTTCAGCCAGTGCAGAAGAAACATCAAGAGCTTCAGAAGAAATTTCATTGGCGATTGAGGAAGTAGCTAGTGGAACAGATGAACAGCTTGAAGGAGCAAGTAAAGGCGTAAGAGCATTGGATGTTGTGTCAAAAGGGGTAGAAGAGATAGCAGAAAATGCATCACTAATTGCAACGAATTCAGATGTTTCTTATACCTATGCACAAGAAGGCGGTCAACTTGTAAATCAAACATTACAACGAATGACATCAATTAATAATACTGTTCTTAAGATGGATGGGGTTAGTAAAGAATTATTAACACAGTCGACAGAGATTGGGACCATTTTAAGTGTAATTAAGGGGATTGCTGAACAAACGAACTTGTTAGCATTGAATGCTGCTATAGAAGCCGCACGAGCAGGGGTTCATGGTAGAGGATTTGCTGTTGTAGCAGACGAAGTAAGAAAACTAGCTGAACAATCTGGACAATCTGTTGTGCAAATTAACGACATTATCGAAAACATCCAAAACCAAACGAATGAAACCGTCGAAATGATGAGCGAAGTAAAACAAGAGGTTGATATGGGACTTTCGATTTCAAATGAAACAGAGGATAAATTCCAAATGATTATTAATTCTTTAAAAGGAATTAAAGAACAAATTGAAGGCATGTCTATCGCATCGCAAGAAATAGCAGCTCAATCTCAAGAAGCCCAAGCGATTGTTGAAGATATGGCTAGCTTATCGAAAAAAACATCTAACAGCACGTTAACGGTTAGTGCAAGTTCAGAGGAGACATTAGCTTCCATGGAAGAAATCACGTCTTCAGCTGAATCATTGACGAAAATGTCAGATGAATTAAATAAAGTAGTAGAACAATTTAAATTATAAAAATAAGAGGCCCGGACAAAAAGAGAAAAACATTGTCCTGGCTTCTTTTTTATAAAGTTCTTTGGTTTTAATAATGATGTCTTCGTGGATACGACTTTGCCTATGATTTTGCAAACATTGAAAGCCAAGGACCAATTTTAGGGATGCGAATAACATCCTCTTTTTTAATTAAACCGATAAGGAATAGTAAAATGATGTAGAATGCAGTTGTTATAAAAATACATAATAAGGTCTTTACTATCATGGTTGATGATAAAAAGGCATGAACATATAAAAGATGACCGACAACACCTGTTAGGATCATTGTTCCGACTGCTTTAGCTGTATCTTTGACATGTAGTGTAAAGCTAATTGTTTTTACAACAGAAGCAAAGTGGAGCAATGTCACGAGAACCATTCCAATTACAACGGCAAGTGCCGCTCCCATTATTCCAAGCTCAGGTCTAGATGCTAAGACAAAGATAGCGGATATTTTAACAACCGCACCAATTAAACTGTTCATCATTGCAGCTTTTGCTAGGTTTAAAGCTTGTAGAGTTGCTTGCAATGGACCTTGGAAATATAAAAAGAAACTAAAAGGGGCCATTACCTTTAAGTAACTAGCAACTGTTGGAGCATCATACATTAACTCCATTATTGGGATCGCATAAACATAAAGGATGACAACAGAGATTCCTCCAGAAATCATAGCTAAGCGTAATGCCTGACTTAGTCTATAGTGAATTAAAGCATATTGTTTTCTTGCAGATGCTTCACTAATAGCAGGTACAAGTGAAACCGAAAGAGAGTATGTGATGAAAGTTGGTAGCAAAAGTAATGGAATAACAAAACCAGCAAGCTCACCATATTGTGATGTAGCGACTACAGTAGCAACTCCGGCAAGTGCTAAGCTTTGGGCAACTACGATAGGTTCAAAAAATAATGATAACGACCCTATGAGTCTACTTCCTGTTGTAGGCAAAGCAATACCCATTAACTCCTGGAATGTATGCTTTCCTTTTCGTAAGTACTCTAGAAATCCTCTACGAATTCGAATTCTTTTATAATTTTTAAACATGAAAACCATATAAAAGAGTGACGCAAACTCACCAATCACAACAGATATCATCGCTCCTGCAGCTGCATATTCAACACCGTAGGGCAAAAAGGCCATCGTTAAAATCGCAACTAACGTAATTCTAACCACTTGTTCAATTACTTGAGAATAAGCGGTCGGTCTCATGTTTTGTCGTCCTTGGAAATACCCTCGTAATACACTCGATAAAGCAACGATAGGCACAATCGGTGCAATCGCTATTAGTGGATAAAAAGCGCGTTCATCTGTAAGTAAAGTTTGTGATATGAATGGTGCAAATGCAATCATTCCTATCGTGAAAACAATACTTAGCACCCCGGTTACTGATAGTGATACGACCAAAATTCGCTTAATTTTGCTTCGATCCTGTTGTGCTTCTGCTTCAGCAACTAGCTTTGAAATGGCGACAGGGAGTCCCAATTGAGTTATCGTTATAACAAGAAGAAGGGTAGGTACAGCCATCATGTAAAGACCCACACCTTCTGCACCCATAATTCTAGCTACGACAATTTTATTGACGAAACCTAGAAAGCGCGTGATGAGTCCAGCAATTATGAGGATTAATGTTCCTTGTAAGAAAGTTTGTTTAGACATAGCGTGATAGCCACCTTCTAAGTAATCTACGGATTTTCTGTATTTATATATATGCCTATGAGGGGGCCAAGCATGACAAGTTATTATTCAAGTTGATTTGCTAAAATTAAATTGACAACAGCTTCCAACAATGAGAAGATCCTTGTAAACTTTATAAAATGGTGAAAAAGATATAGAAATATTTAAAAAATTTAAGGAGTTTACATAATGATAGAGTGGAAAAATTTATTTCGTGGTATGATGATGGGGATTAGTGATTTAGTACCAGGTATTAGCGGAGGTACAATAGCGGTCGTTTTAGGAATTTATGATAGATTTATTTCATCGATTAGTAAGTTTTTCAGCAGGGAGTGGAAAGCACAACTTGGGTTTTTAGTTCCATTAGGTACTGGGATGGTCGGAGCGATTTTTTTACTCGCCCATCTGATAACTTGGTTGCTTTCTACCTATGCGCAGCCGACTTATTTCTTTTTTCTCGGATTAATTGCAGGGATCCTTCCCTATTTATTGCGTAAAGTCGACTACAAAAAGACATTTACTCCAATTCATTATCTTGTCTTAGTTATAGCTGCGATTAGTTTAGGCTCAACTATTTTTATCGGTGAAGGAAACAATGTATCTTTTGAAGTTGTATCTTTTATGGATGCTATCTATTTATTTGTTTCTGCGTTTTTCGGTAGTATGGCTATGTTGTTACCCGGTATAAGTGGTTCTTTTGTGTTATTAACATTTGGTACATATGAGTTTGTGATGGAAGCTATTAAATCAATGAATATTGCTATGATCCTTTTAGTCGGTTCTGGGATTGCTCTTGGTTTTATCGTAAGTAGTAAAGTAATTGGCATGCTGCTGAAAAAATTACCTATCATGACCTATGCCTTTATTATTGGGATCGTCATCGGTTCAATGGTTGTGATATTTCCAGGGATTGAACAAAGTATAGGACTTTTACTAGTAAGCATATTTACTTTTGTTGTAGGATTTTACATTGCTGTTTATTTGGGTAGGCTTGAACATAAGTAACAGTAAGGGAGAGGATAAGTATGGCTGCAGAAAAACAACAATTTGATGTTTGGAAGGAAAATGTCTTGCCGGCTCTTCAAAGTAAGCTTGATGAGCTCCATTTATTAGGCTATGAAAAGGCTACGCTAGAAGAGGTTTGGGAATGTGTGATGTATAAGCTTAGAAAGAAAAAGCACTTTATGCATTTGCATACGTTTGTAAACTTTATTTTACGGATAAAGCCGACAGAATACATGACATGGTTGACGGTTGAAAGCTATCAAGCGGATGATTGGTTTGCGAATGAAGGCGTTCTAGAAGACCTTATCAAAGAATAACCTACCCATCTTTCATTGACGGGAAAATATTGGGTTTATATAATAAAACTATTGTCTTTTAAAACAATAGGACAAGCTCGGACTTATTACTATTGAATTTATCGTAGGAGGCTTTTTAACAAATGGTGAAAAAAGGTCGTATTGTCGCTTTCTTTCTCATTGTCATCTTAATCGCTGGTGTTATCTTTACTACGATTACCGATGTGACAAAAGAAATTAAGCTAGGGTTAGATTTACAGGGAGGATTTGAAGTTTTATATGAAGTCCTGCCAGCAAATGATGGTGATGTGATTGACGGCGAGATGTTGAACGCAACCGTAAGCGCTTTAAATCAGCGTGTCAATGTTATCGGGGTGTCAGAGCCTAACATTTCTATAGAAGGCACGAATCGAGTTCGAGTTCAGTTAGCAGGTGTTGAAGACCAGCAAACGGCTCGAGAACTTTTAGCGACAGAAGCACAATTAACATTTAGAGATGTGTATGATGAACTGCTATTTGATGGGTCAGAGTTGCAAGAAGGAGGAGCAAGACCTTCTTATCATCCTGATACGAATCAACCAATCGTTACATTAACATTAAAAAGTGCACAAATGTTTGAAGAAATTACAAGAGAAATCTCTCAACGAGCACCTGGTGAAAACTTACTTGTCATTTGGCTTGATTATGAAGAGGGAGATTCTTATTTCCAAGAAGCTTTAAATCCCGATCCGAAATTTAGTTCAGCCGCAAGTGTAAGGCAACCGATTCGCTCTCAAAATGTCATGATAGAAGGTAATTTCACTCAAGATGAAACAAGGTTCTTAGCGGATATTTTAAATGCTGGGGCGTTACCCGTGCAATTAGTGGAAATCTCGTCTGTATCTGTTGGGGCAGCACTTGGGGAACAAGCGATGGAAAAGACAATTTATGCAGGTTTCATTGGAATCGCTTTAATATTCCTTTACATGCTGTTTTACTACCGTTTTATGGGTATGATTGCTGTTATTACACTATCAGCCTATATTTTCTTAGTCTTAGTCATTTTTAACTGGATGAATGCTGTATTAACATTACCAGGAATTGCAGCCTTAATTTTAGGGGTTGGTATGGCAGTTGATGCAAACATCATCACATATGAACGAATTAAAGAAGAAATACGATCAGGAAAAACAGTAATGTCTGCTTTTAAAGCGGGTGGTCGTCGTTCATTATCAACAATATTAGATGCCAATATTACGACGATTTTAGCTGCGAGTGTTCTCTTTTACTTTGGTACAAGCTCGGTTCAAGGTTTCGCGGTAATGCTTATCGTCAGTATATTAACTAGCTTTTTAACGGCTGTCTTTGGCACGAGGTTGTTACTTGGCTTATGGGTCAACAGTAAAGCGTTAAATAAAAAGTATGGCTTATTTGGTGTAAAGGAGGATGAAATAAATGAACTTTAGATTTTATGACCGTGACATCGACTTTGTAAAGCATCGTAAAAAGTTCTTTCTCTTCTCTTTATCCTTTGCCTTACTAGGAGTTATTTTATTATCAACAATCGGGTTAAACCTTGGGATTGATTTTCAGAGTGGCTCACGAGTTGACATTGGTGCCCAAGAGCGCTTAACTGCTGAGCAAATCCAAACGGATTTTAACGAAATTGGAGAAGGATATTCCCCATCGAATATTACATTAGGTGAGGGTGGGAATGAGTATTTAGCGAGTGCAAGGTTTGTGGAAGAATTGTCTTCGCAACAAATTGCTGAAATTCAATTGTTTTTTCAAGATAAATATGGGGCTGAACCAAATGTAAGTACGGTTTCTCCACAAGTCGGTAAGGAGCTTGCACGTAACGCCTTTATCTCAGTGTTAATTGCCTCAATTGGGATAATCATTTATGTAACAATTCGCTTTGAATTGTTATACGGAGTTGCGGCAATTGTCGCTTTACTTCATGATGCATTCTTCATTATCGTTGTATTTAGTATCGTTCAGTTTGAGGTCAATGTCCCGTTTATTGCAGCGGTATTAACGATTGTTGGTTATTCCATTAACGATACGATTGTAACCTTTGACCGGATTCGTGAAAATGTAAAATATGCAAAGCGAGTAAAAGGATTTGATGACTTAGCTGCTATTGTCAATAAAAGTTTAGTTCAAACATTAGCTCGCTCAATTAATACGGTGTTAACAGTTGTGTTTGCAGCTGCTGCTATTTTCCTGTTTGGTGGAGAAGCAATCCGTTCATTTGCTTTTGCGTTATTAATCGGATTAGTGGCAGGTACGTATTCTTCCATGTTCTTAGCATCACAACTTTGGTTGATTTGGAAAACAAAACAACTTGAAAGAAGAAAATTCAGAAGTGAGCCTCAGCCTGAGGTTGAATAAACATAAAAGTGGGTGGGGCATAACTAGCAGAAACGTCTGCAAATGCTTCACTCGCCACAAAGCCCGTTTTGAGAAACCCACTCACAACGGGCTTTTAAAATGGTGGCGGTTTCGCTCATTGCTTAGAGGTTGGGGAAAAAGATTTTCCCCAACCTCTATTGAATAGTAACTGTTGTTTTTTGGTATAATTTAGTTGTTGGATACTTTTAAAGTTCGGTGGTGTACTTTTTGGAAGAAAAAGATGTTCGCTATCAAAAGGTTCAGTTTGGAGCCTGGGTTGGAATTATTGGGAATATAATCTTAGCACTTATTAAGGGAATTGTTGGTTTTTTAGCAAATAGTCGAGCCTTGATTGCAGATGCGGTTCACTCGGCTTCTGACGTAGTAGGCTCAGTCGCGGTTCTAATCGGTGTGAGAGCTGCCAAGTTACCTCCAGATAAGGATCATCCATATGGTCATGGGAAAGCGGAATCAGTGGCTGCGATAATTGTCGCTGTTTTACTTTTTATTGTCGGTGTCGAAATAGCGATAAATGCTTTTAAGTCTTTTTTTGAACCTGTGGTTGTTCCAAAGGTTATTGCGATTTACGCAGTTGTCTTTTCCATCGTTGTGAAAGAAATCATGTTTCGATACAAGTATAATTTGGGTAAAAAGTATAAAAGTGATGCTTTAATGACGGATGCTTGGCATCATCGCTCAGATGTCTTTTCATCAATCGCTGCTCTTATTGGGATTGGCGCCTCGATAATAGGCGGTCATTTGGGAGTGGGCTGGTTAACGTATGGAGATCCTGTTGCTGGAATTTTTGTTGCTTTATTAATTGTAAAAATGGCTTGGAAGCTAGGAAAAGAATCCATTCATAATACGTTAGACCATGTATTACATGAAGAAGATACGGTTGAATTAAGAAGGATAGTTGACTCAGTAGAAGGTGTCAAGAGTATTGATGCACTTCATGCTAGAGAACACGGTTATTATGTCATTATAGATATAAAAATCGCTGTTGACCCGCATATGTCTGTAGAGAAAGCTCATGCTGTTGGAAAAGAAGTCAAAGAAAAGCTCATGGAGGAAAAACATGTTCATGATGTGTTAGTCCACATCAATCCTTACGCCGGATAACAGGGAGGTGGGAAGATGAGAGGACAATGGAGTTTAATATTTGGATTCATAGCAGCCCTTATTATTGCTGTCTTTGCAGTTATTAATGTAGAAGCCGTTCAAGTGAATTATGTATTTGGTACTGCGGCGATACCATTAATTTTAATTATTCTTGGGTCGGTCCTAATGGGTGGAGTCATTGTTGGAGCCGTTGGGATGGTTAAGGTCTATCAACTACAACAACAAATCAAACGTTTGAACCAGAATGATAGTTATAAGAATGTCGAGAAGACAGAACATGATGAAGGAAGTTATTCTGACCTGTCTGAAATGAATAGTTAAAATGAAAACGTTGGAAATGAAAACAAGTAAACGTTTGATTGCTCACCCTTTGGCTGTCTAGTATAATAGGATGGTCAAGGGGTGTTTATTATGTTGAAGCCAAAATCAAGATGGAAACTAGAGTCAGTAGATGATGTACTCGTTGCTGAACTTGTGAAGGAACTACAAGTGGCTCCACTTGTTGCAAAGTTACTTGTAACTCGCGGATTTAATACAGTAGAATCTGCACGCCATTTTTTGAATACAGATCAAGCAGAGTTTCATAATCCATTTTTAATGGATGGAATGCAAGAAACGGTTACTAGAATAAAAGAAGCTGTTGAAAAAGAAGAAAGAATTCTTGTTTTTGGAGATTATGATGCTGACGGAGTAAGTAGTACAACCGTTATGATATATACGTTGCGAGAGTTAGGGGCGCAGTTTGATTATTATATACCTAACCGATTTACTGAAGGGTACGGACCAAATGAGCCGGCGTTTCGTAAAGCGAAAGAAGAAGGCTATGATTTGATTGTTACGGTCGATACGGGGATATC is a window from the Bacillus alkalicellulosilyticus genome containing:
- a CDS encoding DUF421 domain-containing protein — protein: MDYGTIVLRTIFIYFIILFVLRFMGKREIGQLSVLDFVVSIMIAELAVVSIENIRVPMLNTIVPIVVLSIIQIIFAFISLKSERLRKLVDGKPSVLINQGKIDEGEMRKQRYNFDDLMIQLRQNKVSKLSDVEFAILEPSGKLSVIEKNDDENTVLPLPLILDGKVKEDHLKEIGQTSLWLRQELRKLGYRDVKKISYCAYQGDNTFFVDLKDEF
- a CDS encoding methyl-accepting chemotaxis protein: MLKSKSTKQEKDKQLKLFQKKLNQRPKLNIHLDTSKKKETQKNKKGNFLKLTIKKRLIFTFLFIALLFSIGSGLTVLNVTTINEKHAELQNALELQAIMKDIEANVRAQMTNTFSVVIQSTSAEVEEIDSNLTNINNRRDDAIALEGTTEEYIEAFTAANEEVNQLVGRSIQMAQNDVTLDKLERIQELNGLTFRSFDEIVYLFGANETRRAMEYVNLQLITYGNSMSNLSEEVVTHEESLLLVIKEDVNRNIISAVSTIILISVIAIIISIVVGILVASRMSKPINELAAVAERVAQRDLTVEIKETKAEDEIGDLTRAFKNMAENLRTVIYSISDNASQVAASAQQLSASAEETSRASEEISLAIEEVASGTDEQLEGASKGVRALDVVSKGVEEIAENASLIATNSDVSYTYAQEGGQLVNQTLQRMTSINNTVLKMDGVSKELLTQSTEIGTILSVIKGIAEQTNLLALNAAIEAARAGVHGRGFAVVADEVRKLAEQSGQSVVQINDIIENIQNQTNETVEMMSEVKQEVDMGLSISNETEDKFQMIINSLKGIKEQIEGMSIASQEIAAQSQEAQAIVEDMASLSKKTSNSTLTVSASSEETLASMEEITSSAESLTKMSDELNKVVEQFKL
- the spoVB gene encoding stage V sporulation protein B: MSKQTFLQGTLILIIAGLITRFLGFVNKIVVARIMGAEGVGLYMMAVPTLLLVITITQLGLPVAISKLVAEAEAQQDRSKIKRILVVSLSVTGVLSIVFTIGMIAFAPFISQTLLTDERAFYPLIAIAPIVPIVALSSVLRGYFQGRQNMRPTAYSQVIEQVVRITLVAILTMAFLPYGVEYAAAGAMISVVIGEFASLFYMVFMFKNYKRIRIRRGFLEYLRKGKHTFQELMGIALPTTGSRLIGSLSLFFEPIVVAQSLALAGVATVVATSQYGELAGFVIPLLLLPTFITYSLSVSLVPAISEASARKQYALIHYRLSQALRLAMISGGISVVILYVYAIPIMELMYDAPTVASYLKVMAPFSFFLYFQGPLQATLQALNLAKAAMMNSLIGAVVKISAIFVLASRPELGIMGAALAVVIGMVLVTLLHFASVVKTISFTLHVKDTAKAVGTMILTGVVGHLLYVHAFLSSTMIVKTLLCIFITTAFYIILLFLIGLIKKEDVIRIPKIGPWLSMFAKS
- a CDS encoding DUF368 domain-containing protein, which codes for MIEWKNLFRGMMMGISDLVPGISGGTIAVVLGIYDRFISSISKFFSREWKAQLGFLVPLGTGMVGAIFLLAHLITWLLSTYAQPTYFFFLGLIAGILPYLLRKVDYKKTFTPIHYLVLVIAAISLGSTIFIGEGNNVSFEVVSFMDAIYLFVSAFFGSMAMLLPGISGSFVLLTFGTYEFVMEAIKSMNIAMILLVGSGIALGFIVSSKVIGMLLKKLPIMTYAFIIGIVIGSMVVIFPGIEQSIGLLLVSIFTFVVGFYIAVYLGRLEHK
- a CDS encoding post-transcriptional regulator; amino-acid sequence: MAAEKQQFDVWKENVLPALQSKLDELHLLGYEKATLEEVWECVMYKLRKKKHFMHLHTFVNFILRIKPTEYMTWLTVESYQADDWFANEGVLEDLIKE
- the secD gene encoding protein translocase subunit SecD, with translation MVKKGRIVAFFLIVILIAGVIFTTITDVTKEIKLGLDLQGGFEVLYEVLPANDGDVIDGEMLNATVSALNQRVNVIGVSEPNISIEGTNRVRVQLAGVEDQQTARELLATEAQLTFRDVYDELLFDGSELQEGGARPSYHPDTNQPIVTLTLKSAQMFEEITREISQRAPGENLLVIWLDYEEGDSYFQEALNPDPKFSSAASVRQPIRSQNVMIEGNFTQDETRFLADILNAGALPVQLVEISSVSVGAALGEQAMEKTIYAGFIGIALIFLYMLFYYRFMGMIAVITLSAYIFLVLVIFNWMNAVLTLPGIAALILGVGMAVDANIITYERIKEEIRSGKTVMSAFKAGGRRSLSTILDANITTILAASVLFYFGTSSVQGFAVMLIVSILTSFLTAVFGTRLLLGLWVNSKALNKKYGLFGVKEDEINEL
- the secF gene encoding protein translocase subunit SecF, which gives rise to MNFRFYDRDIDFVKHRKKFFLFSLSFALLGVILLSTIGLNLGIDFQSGSRVDIGAQERLTAEQIQTDFNEIGEGYSPSNITLGEGGNEYLASARFVEELSSQQIAEIQLFFQDKYGAEPNVSTVSPQVGKELARNAFISVLIASIGIIIYVTIRFELLYGVAAIVALLHDAFFIIVVFSIVQFEVNVPFIAAVLTIVGYSINDTIVTFDRIRENVKYAKRVKGFDDLAAIVNKSLVQTLARSINTVLTVVFAAAAIFLFGGEAIRSFAFALLIGLVAGTYSSMFLASQLWLIWKTKQLERRKFRSEPQPEVE
- a CDS encoding cation diffusion facilitator family transporter, whose amino-acid sequence is MEEKDVRYQKVQFGAWVGIIGNIILALIKGIVGFLANSRALIADAVHSASDVVGSVAVLIGVRAAKLPPDKDHPYGHGKAESVAAIIVAVLLFIVGVEIAINAFKSFFEPVVVPKVIAIYAVVFSIVVKEIMFRYKYNLGKKYKSDALMTDAWHHRSDVFSSIAALIGIGASIIGGHLGVGWLTYGDPVAGIFVALLIVKMAWKLGKESIHNTLDHVLHEEDTVELRRIVDSVEGVKSIDALHAREHGYYVIIDIKIAVDPHMSVEKAHAVGKEVKEKLMEEKHVHDVLVHINPYAG
- a CDS encoding LapA family protein; the protein is MRGQWSLIFGFIAALIIAVFAVINVEAVQVNYVFGTAAIPLILIILGSVLMGGVIVGAVGMVKVYQLQQQIKRLNQNDSYKNVEKTEHDEGSYSDLSEMNS